One Carya illinoinensis cultivar Pawnee chromosome 5, C.illinoinensisPawnee_v1, whole genome shotgun sequence genomic window, GGAACCTCTTAATGCAGACAACTATGTGTTGCTCTCTAACTGGTATGCTAACAGCGCAAGATGGGACATGGTTGAAAAGTTGAGGCAAACAATAAGAGACATGGGTTTGAAGCCGAAGAAAGCTTATAGTTGGATAGAGTTCCGAAATAAAGTTCACGTTTTTGGGACGGGGGATGTATCCCACCCAAGATCAGAGagaatattttcagaattaCAGAGTTTAGTAAAGAAAATGGAAGGTGAAGGATATCAACCTAATCCAGATTTTAGCTTTCATGATGTGGAGGAAGAACGGGAGTGCATTCAAATTGGGCATAGTGAAATGTTGGCAGTATCTTTTGGGCTCATCAGCACACAACCCGGTACAACAATTCGTGTAAGTAAGAACCTCCGTGTGTGTCGCAATTGCCACAATTCTGCAAAGATGATATCCAAGATAGTAGGACGAGAAATCATACTCAAGGACCTAAATTGTTTCCATCATTTTAGGGAAGGATTTTGTTCATGTGGAGATTTTTGGtgacatgttatatatatatattcatctgATGTTTGGTAATTCAGCTACTCAGATCTTGATTAGGTAGTTTGGATCAAGGAATTTGCAGAGATCATCGAGACATCCATGGAATTGCATTATATGAATTCCAACTAATATTAGATGCAACTCGATATTGAGGCAAAGCCAAGAGAGAGGAGCTCTATGAGGTTGACCATGCTGCCTTCCTAACTAGAAATACAACAGGCATCACACTGTCGTAATGGAAGACAGCTCTGGTCTGGcctaagagatgaaaataataaaaataatagtaaatagcAAAAAGTTTCTGATGTTGAGAATTAGGTACTTAAGAGCCTGATTTTACCAGATGACAGGAACCGATCCGTCGCTGCAATAGGTTAGTTCCCTTGAAGGAACCCCACTGCGGGGCAGTGGCCTCTGAAGTTCTTAACTGTCCTCGAAGAACTCCATGGACATCTTTTTTCCAAGAACCTAGGCCCTAGAGCCAGAGGCATCTTTGAATTACTCACGTGTAAAAAGAAGTTCCCCAATTTTATTGACAAGactaatattacatacagtcacttttacgtattttttatacactctacTGATTAGATTgattggattatttttttttaatacataactaatcatatcactggagtgcataAAACAGTACGTAAAAGTAATTATACATAGAAATTTTGTATTGACAAACTAGAACAAATAGCATGTACTATAGCAAAAGCCAAATCCAAATTTTAactaatatgagatgaatttttctttatctatTCTATTTACATCTAATCTTTACATTGAATTTATCCTTATAACTCTTTatatactaataaaataatattaaattattttttcaaatttatatttatatttaattttattatattttactattttacatAATTAGTAATAATGTTATAGCCCTAAAAAAACTGATGTAAACAAATCACGATAGAAagtaagaaaggaaaaaaataaataaataaataacgaaACACAAGCTACTGTTAGAGAGCAAGAACAAGTGAAAAAAGAGAGCTCAATAGAAGCCAAAATTGAGGGAAGAGAGTTTTTGCAcggtgaaaaatattttttattcctatTGATCACTATAATGATTATTAAATTTGACTCACAACACTAATTTATTGTAGCAAAAAACCATCCGcttttatatttacataatcTACTCAGCATGCCTTTCCAAGCGCGACTGGTTCATATAAATTCAGCAAGTAGCCGTGAGGTGAGATTTAGACAGTgagaagatgagataattttagataaaaaaattaaataaaatattattaaaatattatttttttaatattattattatttttaaatttaaaaaaattaaattacttattatattttatgaaaagatttaaaaaaattatagtgatGATTGATGAAAACATCTTTACAACCAAAGCCAGCCAAGAAGAACAGGAGCTAATTAGTAGGGGGAATAATAAAACCAAATGGCAATTGACagaagaaaaaaacagaaaaagaagcaAGTCATATCAAACAACAGGAAAAACGAACAAAACCACTGGAGTTTAACCATCTATAACGACGTGAGTGCTctaaagaacaagaaaagaaaatcagaaAATATCCAGTCACGCAAATACCATGTCCTCAATTTGGGAATTAACGAAACGAAATGGACaggaacaacaataaaactactAGAGTTTAACCCATCTATAACGATGCAAGAGctctaaaactaaaaaaaatccaGTCACCCAGCTCCCATGACCTCAAAACTGTAGATGTAACAAATTCTTCACTGATCCCGTCTGGTACCAGTCCTCCTACGAGGCGGAGCAGCagcatcatcatcttctttctcatcctcATTTTCCTTCTCTCCGTGGCTTTCTTGATTGTTGGAAGTTTCTGCAGATGCATCAGTGTTTGTTTCACTCGCTTTGACCtgcaagggaaaaagaaaacccaTATAAATACCTATTCAGAGAGATGCAAGTAGGATCTAATGCATAATCACGTACCACTGGCTTTTTGCCGCCAAAAAGGATTCTGAAGAGAACTGTCAAAATAACAATCACAACTGAAACAATAACACCGATGGTCATATTGGGTTGCTTTTCTCCCTTTTCAATAAGATCCTGCccaaaaaacacatataaccCCCATTAAAGAAACTCCCGAGGAAAGCAAAGACAAGCTATTAGATGACATTGTACAAACGATGACAACTTCCTTAACTTACAATGATCTTGGGTTTGTATGCATCTAAGAAAGGAATGTCCCCAATCTTGTAAAGAAGGTCAAAAACCATTTTCTGCAAGTAATGATCCAAGAAATTCGTCAAggcataaaatatatattaaaaaaaaaaaatcatcaagatGCAAAGTCAAACATAGAGGAGAAATAGGAGCATACATGGAAGTCAGAGAGGCCATCCGAAAGACCAGCAGCTGCTTCCTCAgccttttgtttctctttctcaGCTTCAAACTTTGGCTTCCATGCTGTTAACCTGTATGATTCTGCAACCTTCTCATCACCCGCAATGAGAATATTGTCAAACAAAATGCCATCCTGCATTGTCCAGATCTCAATGCCAATGGCAGCAATGGGCTCAAAATCAGGTTTCTCGAGCTCAAAGTAATCTGGGTTTGGGATATCTTGAGGTTTCCATATGCCCTTATAATTAGGGTTGTCAATTAGAGGAGCATGCCATTTCCCTTTATAAGCTGGATTCCTCTTCATTGGCCTCTTCCAAACACCGCACCCAGGTGCAACCTCACACTTCGGGTTATCAGTTTTTGGTGCCTCCCATTCACCATCTTCCTCATCATCCCAATCTTCTGGCTTTGCAGCATCAGGATCGTCGATCTCCTCCGGCTCATCATCCAGCCATCCTTCAGGTTTCACAGCCTCCGTATCTTCAATTTCCATGGGTGCATCCTCATCCCAATCATCTGGCTTCACTGCTTCTGGATCTGGAATTTTAGCCCGCTCATCCCAATCCTCCGGTTTCTTATCATCTGGGTCTGGAATTGTCTTGGCTGGAATTAGAGGCGGCTCAAAATCATCACCAGAGAGGAAATttgccttcttcttctcctccccaTCTATTAGAATACTAACTTCATTATCCGGTCTCAATATTGCACTGTAGACATGGGACAGTTTGTCCGAGGGCACAGAAGGGGGGTACTTTAGATGGTGCTCGACATAATCCCCACTCTTGGGATTCTTGTGCTTAAGGATGAAGTGCACCTTGTTTGTTGAGCCACATTTGTCAGGTCCAAACATTATGGAGTATGGGGAGGAGTTATCGAATTCCTTGGGTTGCCATCCTGCCTCTTGGGGTCGAAGGTACTTCAAGTACGCACCACCACATTCTAGCCCGTCTTGGAGCCGCACCTCAAACTGTAGGACAACAGTTCCATCTTTGAGACTCAAAACCTGGTCTAGCTCTTTTACTATTGCATACTTCCTTGCCTTCTCGCTAACCAGAAGGCCGTAATCATCATGTCCCTCACTTTTTGAATGCTTCCAGACACCTAAATTGAAAAttgtatatttataataaataacaatttGAAGAGTTGATTGATAAAACCATAACAACCATCAGGAGGGATGGGCGACAGATATTTGTctgtcttttgttttttgttttttttttcttgggggGGTTACAGTTGGCGT contains:
- the LOC122311771 gene encoding calnexin homolog encodes the protein MDLRRKIPLLAAVERCIAVLLIASFAFQICASASDVIYYEPFDESFDGRWIVSQKDEYEGVWKHSKSEGHDDYGLLVSEKARKYAIVKELDQVLSLKDGTVVLQFEVRLQDGLECGGAYLKYLRPQEAGWQPKEFDNSSPYSIMFGPDKCGSTNKVHFILKHKNPKSGDYVEHHLKYPPSVPSDKLSHVYSAILRPDNEVSILIDGEEKKKANFLSGDDFEPPLIPAKTIPDPDDKKPEDWDERAKIPDPEAVKPDDWDEDAPMEIEDTEAVKPEGWLDDEPEEIDDPDAAKPEDWDDEEDGEWEAPKTDNPKCEVAPGCGVWKRPMKRNPAYKGKWHAPLIDNPNYKGIWKPQDIPNPDYFELEKPDFEPIAAIGIEIWTMQDGILFDNILIAGDEKVAESYRLTAWKPKFEAEKEKQKAEEAAAGLSDGLSDFHKMVFDLLYKIGDIPFLDAYKPKIIDLIEKGEKQPNMTIGVIVSVVIVILTVLFRILFGGKKPVVKASETNTDASAETSNNQESHGEKENEDEKEDDDAAAPPRRRTGTRRDQ